The DNA region AAAATGGTCTCTTTATGAAAAAAGCTTATGTTTTGCTTGGTGTCGTATTTTTAACGCTTTTTGTGGGATTTTTAATGAGTGTGGGATTAAATATTTCAAGTTATATGCCAAGATTTTTAAAAGATAATTATGCTTATACTCAAGCTCAAATTCTAAGGTCAAATGCTAAAGAACTTGCCAAATATGCTCTTTTTCAAGCTAAAAAAGAGGGATTTGAATGCTTGAATTCTATCAGCTTTTCTTATCCTAGCGTTAAAGATAAAATCCAACTTGAATATTTTTATGCCTTTGCTGAGTGCCAAAAGGGTCGTTTGATAAATGTTAATCCAGATGTAAATTTATCTAAAGACGGCGTGATTATCGTCAATATCAGTGTATTTTCAAAGCTAAATGAAGGAGTTAATGAGGAAATTTTGATTAACGAAAAACTAAGGCTAGTCGCAAAAGAAAACTTTTGGATGCCTTAGAGTGTATTTTATAATCCTTCAAAAGGATTATTGATGACATTTTTTCTATCGACTATGTAAGGGATAAGGGCTACATGTCTTGCGCGTTTTATGGCTAATTCTACCATTTCTTGATATTTCTTGCTTGTGCCTGTTAAACGGCGTGGCATAATTTTAAAGCGTTCGGATAAAGCGTGCTTTAGCATTGCTGTGTCTTTGTAGTCGATAAATTCAACCTTAGCCTCTGTATATTTGCAATATTTGCGTGAATATTTTCTTTTTTCTGCCATAATTTTTCCTTTTTAAAATGGTAAATCGCTGTCATCACTATCATAAGCATCGACATCGATTTCTCTAATTTTTTCTTGATTTTGATTGGAGGTTTTTTGCATAGGCTTTTTACTATTTTCACTGGTATAAGGATCGTAGCTTTGCGTTTCTGCATAATTGTTAGGGGTGAAATGATTTGCATTATTTTGATTATTACCTAGCATTTCCATATTTTCAACCTGAACGCTATGTTTAGAGCGATTTTGACCATTTTGATCGGTCCATTGATCAAATTTTAAACGCCCTTCAATTAAAAGCTTACTTCCTTTTGAAAGATATTGATTTGCCACCTCTGCTTGTCTGCCAAAAAAGGTAATATCAACAAAACAAGTTTCTTCGCGTTTTTCACCATTGACGCTAAATTTTCTTGTAACGGCGATAGCAGAAGAGCCGATGGCTGTTCCACTTTGCCCATAACGCATTTCTATATCTCTAGTAAGATTTCCAATCAAAACAACTTTGTTAAACATCTTTTTGCCTATTGAATTTCAGGGGC from Campylobacter upsaliensis includes:
- the rpsR gene encoding 30S ribosomal protein S18, with amino-acid sequence MAEKRKYSRKYCKYTEAKVEFIDYKDTAMLKHALSERFKIMPRRLTGTSKKYQEMVELAIKRARHVALIPYIVDRKNVINNPFEGL
- a CDS encoding single-stranded DNA-binding protein, encoding MFNKVVLIGNLTRDIEMRYGQSGTAIGSSAIAVTRKFSVNGEKREETCFVDITFFGRQAEVANQYLSKGSKLLIEGRLKFDQWTDQNGQNRSKHSVQVENMEMLGNNQNNANHFTPNNYAETQSYDPYTSENSKKPMQKTSNQNQEKIREIDVDAYDSDDSDLPF